Proteins from one bacterium genomic window:
- a CDS encoding radical SAM protein — MTVGVQVLHLALFEAGGSEHVAGAVGAVDLHAGYHVAKPAAVHRLTLAGLREFKTHDEIGLAVYFQFKPLLELTNFVHVEILPDFLLSYSGLVNNRFRLICQRGDSPLLLSGKKFLFPAFWPPEYLGHANSLGVESPLLRIGNPSPEEEEEDPESFPDPTGESKVSPLPFLFRKYPDRVLILLTSRCFFYCRFCFRRGNPPGESREVSQAGLRAIQDYVAKNGEIGEVIFSGGDPLTLGNTQLEEVLRLFARVETVKRLRIHTRAPVVFPERIDADLLAVLTRAGKPVEVVLHAVHPSEIRPSFEDALLKLRRADVALGNQTVLLKGVNDRPEVLDELFYRLGELGVDTRYLHHTDRAPGNKRFRLTIPSGLAAHSRLSVISRTEAPPYVIDLPDGSGKVPVSSLSPVAEERAGALRRTRYRSPLPGLCGAGFEWWDIFG, encoded by the coding sequence ATGACCGTCGGTGTACAGGTACTGCATCTCGCGCTCTTCGAGGCTGGCGGGTCTGAACACGTCGCCGGAGCGGTAGGTGCGGTCGATCTGCACGCCGGATATCATGTTGCGAAGCCTGCAGCGGTACATCGCCTGACCCTTGCCGGGCTTCGAGAATTCAAAACCCACGACGAGATAGGGCTCGCCGTCTATTTCCAGTTTAAGCCCCTTCTTGAGCTCACCAACTTTGTACATGTCGAAATTCTCCCTGATTTTCTGTTATCATATTCGGGGCTAGTTAATAATCGTTTTAGGCTTATATGTCAACGCGGAGATTCCCCTTTGCTCCTTTCGGGAAAAAAATTTCTCTTCCCCGCCTTCTGGCCCCCGGAATACCTCGGCCACGCAAATTCTCTGGGTGTGGAAAGCCCGCTCCTTCGTATCGGAAACCCGTCGCCCGAAGAGGAGGAAGAGGATCCTGAGAGTTTCCCGGACCCGACCGGAGAGTCGAAGGTTTCTCCCCTGCCCTTCCTCTTCAGGAAGTACCCCGACAGGGTTCTGATACTCCTCACCTCGCGCTGCTTTTTCTATTGCCGGTTCTGTTTCCGGAGGGGGAACCCGCCGGGTGAAAGCCGCGAGGTTTCACAGGCCGGCCTTCGCGCGATACAAGATTACGTCGCGAAAAACGGCGAGATTGGGGAGGTCATCTTCTCCGGCGGCGATCCGCTTACCCTGGGCAACACGCAGCTTGAGGAAGTTCTGAGACTCTTCGCAAGGGTCGAAACCGTAAAGCGCCTCCGAATCCACACCCGCGCGCCGGTGGTCTTTCCCGAACGTATAGACGCGGACCTTCTCGCCGTTCTGACCAGGGCGGGGAAACCCGTCGAAGTGGTCCTGCACGCCGTCCATCCCTCGGAAATACGGCCTTCCTTCGAGGACGCGCTGTTGAAACTTCGGAGAGCGGACGTAGCCCTCGGGAACCAGACGGTGCTTTTAAAGGGGGTGAACGACCGGCCGGAGGTTCTGGATGAGCTTTTCTACCGGCTTGGCGAACTTGGAGTAGACACCCGCTACCTCCACCATACCGACAGGGCTCCCGGCAACAAGCGCTTTCGGCTGACGATACCTTCCGGTCTCGCCGCCCACAGCCGTCTCTCGGTCATTTCACGCACAGAGGCGCCGCCCTACGTGATAGACCTGCCGGACGGATCGGGAAAGGTGCCGGTTTCGAGCCTTTCACCGGTAGCGGAAGAACGCGCCGGAGCGCTGCGGAGGACGCGCTACAGGTCGCCTTTGCCGGGGCTGTGCGGGGCAGGCTTCGAGTGGTGGGATATTTTCGGTTAG
- the efp gene encoding elongation factor P produces MYKVGELKKGLKLEIDGEPYLVVGFEFSKPGKGQAMYRCRLRNMISGVQIDRTYRSGDVFRPASLEEREMQYLYTDGHFYTFMDKKTYDQVNMTEEQLGDDRFYLKDNQDVDILLWQERPIGITLPNFVVLRVTKTEPAARGDTATNVTKPLTLETGYVVQGPPFIEEGELVQVDTRTGDYVTRVKG; encoded by the coding sequence ATGTACAAAGTTGGTGAGCTCAAGAAGGGGCTTAAACTGGAAATAGACGGCGAGCCCTATCTCGTCGTGGGTTTTGAATTCTCGAAGCCCGGCAAGGGTCAGGCGATGTACCGCTGCAGGCTTCGCAACATGATATCCGGCGTGCAGATCGACCGCACCTACCGCTCCGGCGACGTGTTCAGACCCGCCAGCCTCGAAGAGCGCGAGATGCAGTACCTGTACACCGACGGTCATTTCTACACCTTCATGGACAAGAAGACCTACGACCAGGTCAACATGACCGAAGAGCAGCTCGGCGACGACCGCTTTTACCTCAAGGACAACCAGGACGTCGACATCCTCCTCTGGCAGGAGCGTCCCATCGGCATAACCCTGCCGAACTTCGTCGTCCTCAGGGTGACCAAAACCGAGCCCGCCGCCCGCGGCGACACCGCCACCAACGTCACCAAGCCGCTGACCCTTGAGACCGGCTACGTGGTGCAGGGCCCTCCCTTCATCGAAGAGGGCGAACTGGTGCAGGTGGACACCCGCACCGGCGATTACGTAACCCGCGTCAAAGGTTAA